The following proteins come from a genomic window of Chanos chanos chromosome 15, fChaCha1.1, whole genome shotgun sequence:
- the gtf2ird1 gene encoding general transcription factor II-I repeat domain-containing protein 1, translated as MAQMRKLGCDGMRTNPRAELRVPQVSARQEILTSLVSALDSVCTAMSKLNAEVACVTVHEDSVIAVGTEKGRVFLNSRKEIQTDFHKFCRVPCLQALTSVNPHAKVSDGESSRIGKDSGQGKHRALTETHSNIFVLRKMVEEVFSVLYSEAVGKGSRVPVPYEWIQKDPGSVVVHGLPDGINFRKPSEYDTKTLMKILEQSNRIRFTVKRPSEEPSRDAKSCPDINHQSSGTKNVSNHASVKPLGQDVSASNSVLSNFLYGMPMSSQPHPDSKLDLKPSSLHSVEKDRLGMWASADEKGTPAKDCADNGERIGLAGDLTQSPPSIHVSKRLLFSIVHEKSEKWDSFIRETEDINTLRECVQILFNSRYAEALGLDHMVPVPYRKIACDPEAVEIIGIPDKIPFKRPCTYGVPKLKRILEERHGVRFVIKRMFDERIFTAAGKVVKEEGKPEGSTPDDSFPDNLRIQSSALDLVSNTHSSRSTSACVSPLVDCEAGPSGDCVPLKKIKTEPPDGEIIQVTVPDANLSAEEPSEPLADPATPDLRRSLETLPVEALSQKSTPQGLKRAVEEDIGEMILQLRKQVENLFTSKYTEALGLSEPAKVPYAKFQMYPEDLYVTGLPEGMAFRRPNCFGAAKLRKILAVSDQIQFVIKRPELLTEAVKHESHPLPPCDPGDAESKDSLAEDPGPASKRPGFSDSLEAKLSRIDLANALREQVQDLFNRKYGEALGIKYPVQVPYKRIKSNPGSVIIEGLPPGIPFRKPCTFGSQNLERILAVADKIRFTITRPFQGLIPKPAPRRITLLKKAYASISDEEEVSRMGEKVILREQVKELFNKKYGEALGLDRSVLVPYKLIRASPDSVEVCGLPEDIPFRNPNTYDIVRLEKILQARDEITFKIKSPLQPFAEICPQPCNTEGKEVSTNRRKRKRVLDSGQSSTTPAADSGVSSGQIPVMQWPMYMVDYSGVNVQVPGKVKY; from the exons ATGGCACAGATGCGGAAGTTGGGATGTGACGGGATGAGGACGAATCCCAGAGCGGAGCTCCGGGTTCCGCAGGTCTCGGCCAGGCAGGAGATCCTGACGAGTCTGGTGTCAGCGCTGGACTCCGTG TGTACAGCGATGTCTAAGCTGAATGCTGAGGTGGCTTGCGTCACAGTGCACGAGGACAGCGTGATTGCTGTGGGAACAGAAAAGGGAAGGGTCTTCCTAAACTCCAGaaaagagatacagacagatTTCCACAAGTTTTGCC GAGTGCCCTGTCTGCAAGCGTTAACGTCAGTGAATCCCCACGCCAAAGTCTCGGACGGAGAATCAAGCAGGATTGGAAAAGACAGCGGTCAAGGGAAACACAGAGCCTTAACAGAAACCCACTCCAACATCTTTGTGTTGAGGAAGATGGTGGAGGAAGTTTTTAGTGTGCTTTACA GTGAGGCTGTTGGGAAGGGCAGCCGGGTCCCCGTGCCTTATGAGTGGATACAGAAGGACCCCGGCTCTGTGGTCGTCCATGGCTTGCCTGATGGGATAAACTTTAGGAAGCCTTCAGAGTACGACACCAAAACCTTAATGAAGATCCTGGAGCAGAGCAACCGCATCCGCTTCACGGTCAAAAG ACCATCAGAAGAGCCTAGTCGAGACGCCAAATCCTGCCCAGACATCAACCATCAGTCCTCAGGCACCAAGAACGTAAGCAACCACGCCTCAGTCAAACCTCTGGGACAGGATGTATCTGCCAGCAACTCCGTGCTTTCGAATTTCCTGTATGGAATGCCAATGTCCTCTCAGCCACACCCAGACAGTAAGCTGGACCTGAAGCCCTCTTCGCTACACAGCGTCGAAAAAGACCGCCTGGGCATGTGGGCATCGGCCGACGAGAAAGGGACACCTGCCAAAGACTGTGCCGACAACG GTGAACGGATAGGACTAGCAGGGGACCTCACCCAGAGCCCTCCCAGCATTCACGTCTCCAAGCGCCTTCTGTTTTCCATAGTGCATGAAAAATCAG AAAAATGGGACTCGTTTATTAGAGAAACAGAGGACATTAACACGCTGCGAGAATGTGTGCAGATCCTCTTCAACAGTCGCTACG CCGAGGCACTGGGCTTGGATCACATGGTTCCCGTGCCCTACCGGAAGATTGCCTGTGATCCAGAGGCTGTAGAAATTATCGGAATACCAGACAAGATTCCCTTCAAGAGGCCGTGCACTTATGGCGTGCCCAAACTCAAACGCATCCTGGAAGAACGGCACGGGGTTCGCTTTGTAATCAAGCG tatgttCGATGAGCGGATATTTACGG CTGCTGGTAAAGTAGTTAAGGAGGAGGGAAAGCCTGAAGGCTCCACCCCTGACGACAGCTTCCCTGACAACCTGAGAATTCAAAGCTCCGCCTTGGACCTGGTCAGCAACACCCATAGCAGCAG gTCCACAAGTGCCTGTGTGAGTCCTCTGGTGGATTGTGAAGCAG GGCCGTCGGGAGATTGCGTACCCTTAAAAAAGATCAAAACTGAGCCCCCAGATGGTGAAATAATTCAGGTGACTGTTCCAG aTGCCAACTTATCGGCCGAGGAACCGAGCGAGCCTCTGGCTGACCCCGCGACCCCTGACCTCCGGCGCTCCCTGGAGACCCTTCCAG TTGAAGCCTTATCACAGAAATCTACACCCCAGGGCCTCAAAAGAGCTGTTGAAG AAGACATCGGAGAAATGATTCTTCAGCTGCGAAAACAAGTGGAAAATCTGTTTACCAGTAAATACA CTGAGGCTCTTGGCCTGTCAGAGCCTGCTAAGGTGCCATACGCCAAGTTCCAGATGTACCCAGAGGACCTGTATGTCACAGGGTTGCCGGAAGGCATGGCTTTCCGAAGACCAAACTGTTTTGGGGCAGCCAAACTGCGAAAGATACTTGCTGTCAGTGACCAGATCCAGTTTGTCATTAAAAG gCCGGAGCTGTTAACAGAAGCGGTCAAACACGAATCTCATCCCCTGCCACCCTGTGATCCAG GAGACGCTGAGTCCAAAGACAGTTTGGCAGAAGACCCAGGTCCTGCTTCTAAAAGACCTGGTTTCTCAG atAGCCTAGAGGCTAAGCTGTCTAGAATTGACTTGGCCAACGCGTTGAGGGAACAGGTCCAGGACCTTTTCAATAGGAAGTACGGGGAAGCACTTGGCATTAAGTATCCTGTCCAAGTGCCTTATAAGAGGATCAAGAGTAACCCCGGATCTGTGATTATTGAGGGCTTACCCCCTGGCATCCCATTCAGGAAACCCTGCACCTTTGGCTCGCAGAACCTTGAAAGGATTCTGGCTGTTGCCGACAAGATCCGATTCACTATCACTAG ACCTTTCCAAGGGCTCATACCCAAACCAG caCCGCGACGAATCACATTACTGAAGAAAGCTTATGCGTCAATTAGCG ATGAAGAGGAAGTCAGTCGTATGGGAGAAAAAGTCATTCTACGGGAACAAGTGAAAGAGCTGTTCAATAAGAAATACG GAGAAGCTCTCGGCTTGGACCGGTCCGTTCTCGTTCCGTACAAGCTTATCCGGGCCAGTCCGGACTCCGTAGAGGTTTGCGGGCTTCCGGAGGACATCCCGTTTCGGAATCCGAACACGTACGACATTGTTCGTCTAGAGAAAATCCTTCAGGCGCGAGACGAAATCACCTTCAAAATTAAAAGCCCTCTGCA ACCATTTGCAGAAATTTGTCCCCAGCCTTGTAATACTG AAGGGAAAGAAGTGTCCACCAATCGACGTAAACGCAAGCGAGTGCTCGACAGCGGCCAGTCGTCCACGACCCCTGCGGCGGATTCTGGGGTGTCCTCTGGTCAGATTCCCGTGATG CAATGGCCTATGTACATGGTGGATTACAGTGGCGTGAATGTACAAGTTCCGGGAAAAGTGAAATACTAG